One Lutra lutra chromosome 18, mLutLut1.2, whole genome shotgun sequence genomic window carries:
- the CLDN3 gene encoding claudin-3: MSMGLEIAGTSLAVMGWLSTIVCCALPMWRVTAFIGSSIITAQITWEGLWMNCVVQSTGQMQCKVYDSLLALPQDLQAARALIVVSILLAGFGLLVALVGAQCTNCVQDDTAKAKITIVAGVLFLLAAVLTLVPVSWSANTIIRDFYNPLVPDAQKREMGAGLYVGWAAAALQLLGGALLCCSCPPRDKKYAPTKILYSAPRSAGPGTSTAYDRKDYV, from the coding sequence ATGTCCATGGGCCTGGAGATCGCGGGCACCTCGCTGGCCGTGATGGGCTGGCTGAGCACCATCGTGTGCTGCGCGCTGCCCATGTGGCGGGTGACAGCCTTCATCGGCAGCAGCATCATCACGGCGCAGATCACCTGGGAGGGCCTGTGGATGAACTGCGTGGTGCAGAGCACCGGCCAGATGCAGTGCAAGGTGTACGACTCGCTGCTGGCGCTGCCCCAGGACCTGCAGGCGGCCCGCGCCCTCATCGTCGTGTCCATCCTGCTGGCCGGCTTCGGGCTGCTCGTGGCGCTGGTGGGCGCCCAGTGCACCAACTGCGTGCAGGACGACACGGCCAAGGCCAAGATCACCATCGTGGCGGGCGTGCTCTTCCTGCTGGCCGCCGTGCTCACGCTGGTGCCGGTGTCCTGGTCGGCCAACACCATCATCCGGGACTTCTACAACCCGCTGGTGCCCGACGCGCAGAAGCGTGAGATGGGCGCGGGGCTGTACGTGGGCTGGGCGGCCGCCGCGCTGCAGCTGCTGGGGGGCGCGCTGCTCTGCTGCTCCTGCCCCCCGCGCGACAAGAAGTACGCGCCCACCAAGATCCTCTACTCGGCGCCGCGCTCCGCCGGCCCCGGCACCAGCACGGCCTACGACCGCAAGGACTACGTCTGA
- the ABHD11 gene encoding protein ABHD11 isoform X2 has product MLRWTRSWRLPLRGLGPCNLSFSRALVAPSSSGRSGAEPRSVLLSYKLLDGEAARPALVFLHGLFGSKTNFSSIAKALAQQTGRRVLTVDARNHGDSPHSPDMSYEAMSQDLQDLLPQLGLVPCVLIGHSMGAGAGRTPDCCGHQPSGDHTELQLPILHGRHEGCRHPRWGAPLLCPKAGRRAAQHCYPRLGGASLPAHQPGGGGWTFRVEGELGSTGPAFGQDHGFPTTTRILPWANPLPPGWKLKIRAPQPPR; this is encoded by the exons ATGCTCCGCTGGACCCGCTCCTGGAGGCTCCCCCTTAGGGGGCTCGGCCCCTGCAACCTCAGCTTCTCCAGGGCGCTCGTCGCACCCAGCAGCAGTGGCCGAAGCGGCGCCGAGCCGAG GTCGGTGCTGCTATCCTACAAGCTTCTGGACGGAGAGGCGGCGCGCCCGGCCCTGGTGTTCCTGCACGGGCTCTTCGGCTCCAAGACCAACTTCAGCTCCATCGCCAAGGCCCTCGCCCAGCAGACTGGCCGAAGG gtGCTCACGGTGGATGCACGGAACCATGGTGACAGCCCGCACAGCCCAGACATGAGCTACGAGGCCATGAGCCAGGACCTGCAGGACCTCCTGCCCCAGCTGGGCCTCGTGCCCTGCGTCCTCATTGGCCACAGCATGGGAG CCGGAGCTGGTAGAACGCCTGATTGCTGTGGACATCAGCCCAGTGGAGACCACACCGAGCTCCAACTTCCCATCCTACATGGCCGCCATGAGGGCTGTAGACATCCCAGATGGGGTGCCCCGCTCCTCTGCCCGAAAGCTGGCCGACGAGCAGCTCAGCACTGTTATCCAA GACTTGGCGGAGCGTCACTTCCTGCTCACCAACCTGGTGGAGGCGGATGGACGTTTCGTGTGGAGGGTGAACTTGGAAGCACTGGCCCAGCATTTGGACAAGATCATGGCTTTCCCACCACAACAAGAATCTTACCCTGGGCCAACCCTCTTCCTCCTGGGTGGAAACTCAAAATACGTGCG CCCCAGCCACCACGCTGA
- the ABHD11 gene encoding protein ABHD11 isoform X1, translating to MLRWTRSWRLPLRGLGPCNLSFSRALVAPSSSGRSGAEPRSVLLSYKLLDGEAARPALVFLHGLFGSKTNFSSIAKALAQQTGRRVLTVDARNHGDSPHSPDMSYEAMSQDLQDLLPQLGLVPCVLIGHSMGGKTAMLLALQRPELVERLIAVDISPVETTPSSNFPSYMAAMRAVDIPDGVPRSSARKLADEQLSTVIQDLAERHFLLTNLVEADGRFVWRVNLEALAQHLDKIMAFPPQQESYPGPTLFLLGGNSKYVRPSHHAEIRRLFPRAQMQTVPHAGHWVHADCPQDFVAAIRGFLA from the exons ATGCTCCGCTGGACCCGCTCCTGGAGGCTCCCCCTTAGGGGGCTCGGCCCCTGCAACCTCAGCTTCTCCAGGGCGCTCGTCGCACCCAGCAGCAGTGGCCGAAGCGGCGCCGAGCCGAG GTCGGTGCTGCTATCCTACAAGCTTCTGGACGGAGAGGCGGCGCGCCCGGCCCTGGTGTTCCTGCACGGGCTCTTCGGCTCCAAGACCAACTTCAGCTCCATCGCCAAGGCCCTCGCCCAGCAGACTGGCCGAAGG gtGCTCACGGTGGATGCACGGAACCATGGTGACAGCCCGCACAGCCCAGACATGAGCTACGAGGCCATGAGCCAGGACCTGCAGGACCTCCTGCCCCAGCTGGGCCTCGTGCCCTGCGTCCTCATTGGCCACAGCATGGGAGGCAAGACAGCCATGTTGCTGGCACTCCAGAGG CCGGAGCTGGTAGAACGCCTGATTGCTGTGGACATCAGCCCAGTGGAGACCACACCGAGCTCCAACTTCCCATCCTACATGGCCGCCATGAGGGCTGTAGACATCCCAGATGGGGTGCCCCGCTCCTCTGCCCGAAAGCTGGCCGACGAGCAGCTCAGCACTGTTATCCAA GACTTGGCGGAGCGTCACTTCCTGCTCACCAACCTGGTGGAGGCGGATGGACGTTTCGTGTGGAGGGTGAACTTGGAAGCACTGGCCCAGCATTTGGACAAGATCATGGCTTTCCCACCACAACAAGAATCTTACCCTGGGCCAACCCTCTTCCTCCTGGGTGGAAACTCAAAATACGTGCG CCCCAGCCACCACGCTGAGATCAGGCGGCTCTTCCCTCGAGCCCAGATGCAGACTGTGCCCCATGCCGGCCACTGGGTCCACGCCGACTGCCCCCAGGACTTTGTGGCTGCCATCCGAGGCTTCCTAGCCTAA
- the ABHD11 gene encoding protein ABHD11 isoform X3 has product MLRWTRSWRLPLRGLGPCNLSFSRALVAPSSSGRSGAEPRSVLLSYKLLDGEAARPALVFLHGLFGSKTNFSSIAKALAQQTGRRPELVERLIAVDISPVETTPSSNFPSYMAAMRAVDIPDGVPRSSARKLADEQLSTVIQDLAERHFLLTNLVEADGRFVWRVNLEALAQHLDKIMAFPPQQESYPGPTLFLLGGNSKYVRPSHHAEIRRLFPRAQMQTVPHAGHWVHADCPQDFVAAIRGFLA; this is encoded by the exons ATGCTCCGCTGGACCCGCTCCTGGAGGCTCCCCCTTAGGGGGCTCGGCCCCTGCAACCTCAGCTTCTCCAGGGCGCTCGTCGCACCCAGCAGCAGTGGCCGAAGCGGCGCCGAGCCGAG GTCGGTGCTGCTATCCTACAAGCTTCTGGACGGAGAGGCGGCGCGCCCGGCCCTGGTGTTCCTGCACGGGCTCTTCGGCTCCAAGACCAACTTCAGCTCCATCGCCAAGGCCCTCGCCCAGCAGACTGGCCGAAGG CCGGAGCTGGTAGAACGCCTGATTGCTGTGGACATCAGCCCAGTGGAGACCACACCGAGCTCCAACTTCCCATCCTACATGGCCGCCATGAGGGCTGTAGACATCCCAGATGGGGTGCCCCGCTCCTCTGCCCGAAAGCTGGCCGACGAGCAGCTCAGCACTGTTATCCAA GACTTGGCGGAGCGTCACTTCCTGCTCACCAACCTGGTGGAGGCGGATGGACGTTTCGTGTGGAGGGTGAACTTGGAAGCACTGGCCCAGCATTTGGACAAGATCATGGCTTTCCCACCACAACAAGAATCTTACCCTGGGCCAACCCTCTTCCTCCTGGGTGGAAACTCAAAATACGTGCG CCCCAGCCACCACGCTGAGATCAGGCGGCTCTTCCCTCGAGCCCAGATGCAGACTGTGCCCCATGCCGGCCACTGGGTCCACGCCGACTGCCCCCAGGACTTTGTGGCTGCCATCCGAGGCTTCCTAGCCTAA